The following are encoded together in the Labrus mixtus chromosome 2, fLabMix1.1, whole genome shotgun sequence genome:
- the LOC132985187 gene encoding pre-B-cell leukemia transcription factor 1-like, with protein sequence MENQARMMLGHIGLSGLSEEDVGDPDNIRKHHSLGQPQQDIGDILQQIMTITDESLDEAQARKHALNCHRMKPALFSVLCEMKEKMALGIRGIQEEDGPDPQILRLDNMLLAEGVAGLEKGGASAAAAAVAVAAGASPSDGSLQHSEYREKLAQIRQMYHAELEKYEQACNEFTDHVMNLLREQSRTRPVSPKEIERMVGIIHRKFNTIQMQLKQSTCEAVMILRSRFLDARRKRRNFSKQAAEILNEYFYSHLANPYPSEEAKEELAKKCSITVSQVANWFGNKRIRYKKNVSKLQEEANMYAMKTAASASSQASQGNSPATPNSGGYPAPCFSPEGRL encoded by the exons ATGGAGAACCAGGCCCGCATGATGCTGGGTCATATCGGACTAAGTGGACTGTCTGAGGAGGATGTGGGGGATCCTGACAACATCAGGAAACATCACAGCCTAGGTCAGCCACAGCAGGACATCGGTGACATCCTCCAGCAGATCATGACCATCACAGACGAGAGTCTGGACGAGGCCCAGGCCAG gaaacacgCTTTAAACTGCCACAGAATGAAGCCGGCCCTCTTCAGCGTCCTGTGTgagatgaaggagaagatgG CTCTGGGTATCCGAGGGATCCAGGAGGAGGACGGTCCTGACCCTCAGATATTGAGGCTCGACAACATGCTGTTAGCCGAGGGTGTCGCTGGCTTGGAGAAGGGTGGGGCGTCTGCAGCGGCGGCAGCGGTTGCTGTTGCAGCCGGAGCGTCGCCCAGCGATGGGAGCTTACAGCACAGCGAGTACAGAGAGAAGCTGGCTCAGATACGACAGATGTATCATGCCGAGCTGGAGAAATACGAACAG GCGTGCAATGAATTCACAGACCACGTGATGAACCTGCTGAGGGAGCAGTCCCGTACGCGGCCGGTCTCTCCCAAAGAGATCGAGCGGATGGTGGGAATCATCCACCGCAAGTTCAACACCATCCAGATGCAGCTGAAACAGAGCACGTGTGAGGCCGTCATGATCCTGCGCTCACGCTTCCTGGATGCCAG GCGGAAACGGAGAAACTTCAGCAAGCAGGCGGCAGAGATCCTCAATGAATACTTTTACTCCCATCTGGCGAACCCGTATCCGAGTGAGGAGGCCAAGGAGGAGCTCGCCAAGAAGTGTTCCATCACCGTGTCTCAG GTTGCCAACTGGTTTGGAAATAAGCGGATTCGCTATAAGAAGAACGTTTCAAAGCTCCAGGAGGAAGCTAACATGTACGCCATGAAGACGGCGGCAAGCGCGTCCTCACAGGCCAGCCAAGGCAACTCTCCAGCCACGCCAAACTCAG gagGATACCCGGCTCCATGTTTCTCTCCTGAAGGGAGGTTGTGA
- the mvb12a gene encoding multivesicular body subunit 12A isoform X1 — MGVVVRIDLVLPALRRKSKKIRLWTKKLFVCQKVSPRRERSEHTARMSLMERGGVRPVTAVAWTSNTGTCPKDFTLISITEDGAAANFTRSFGMKSGYYLCYCKDLAGGMVVSDIQLISDKDSIPHGYCYIAEHLEPKASVTKKKRVCVRVVPVGSVDTAVLDIKLTAKSKMMLQHYTYVGDVHGYVLWCRKGYFSSPLPKAKPRSVSLDIRGLSLDQPPATLPLRPSNPPPPLPQNKISQRRRSLHTKDTQDKPVDSSVQGITALDGVPFSLHPKFDVQTNSPALQVNSQLNNIRIKSLQDIENEYHYAFAVEENAAKRTRPSIGETLSEQ; from the exons ATGGGAGTTGTAGTTAGAATTGATTTGGTACTTCCTGCTTTGAGAAGGAAGAGTAAGAAAATTCGGCTTTGGACCAAAAAGTTGTTCGTCTGCCAAAAAGTGTCACCACGACGAGaaagaagtgaacacacagccAGA ATGTCTCTGATGGAACGAGGGGGCGTCCGGCCCGTCACGGCAGTGGCGTGGACCTCTAACACCGGCACCTGCCCCAAAGACTTCACTCTG ATCAGCATCACAGAAGACGGAGCGGCAGCGAACTTTACTCGCAGCTTTGGGATGAAGTCTGGATATTACCTGTGTTACTGCAAG gacCTGGCAGGTGGGATGGTGGTGTCAGATATTCAGCTCATTTCAGACAAGGACTCCATCCCTCATGGTTACTGCTACATCGCCGAGCACCTCGAGCCCA aGGCGTCGGTTACCAAGAagaagcgtgtgtgtgtacgtgtggtCCCCGTGGGCAGCGTGGACACAGCTGTGCTGGACATCAAACTGACGGCCAAAAGCAAAATGATGCTGCAGCACTACACATACGTGGG AGACGTCCATGGCTATGTGCTGTGGTGCAGGAAGGGTTATTTTTCAAGCCCCCTGCCCAAAGCGAAGCCCCGCAGCGTCAGCCTGGACATCCGCGGACTCTCCCTGGACCAGCCCCCTGCCACCCTGCCCCTGAGACCCAG caaccctcctcctccgctgCCACAGAACAAGATAAGTCAGAGACGTCGCAGCCTCCACACCAAAGACACCCAGGACAAACCTGTAGACAGCAGCGTCCAGGGAATCACAG CTCTAGACGGAGTTCCCTTCAGCCTCCATCCAAAGTTTGACGTCCAGACAAACAGCCCT GCGCTTCAGGTGAACTCTCAACTGAATAACATTCGGATCAAGTCTCTGCAAGACATCGAAAACGAG TATCACTACGCCTTTGCTGTGGAGGAAAACGCTGCCAAGAGGACCAGACCGTCAATAGGAGAAACCCTGTCAGAGCAGTGA
- the mvb12a gene encoding multivesicular body subunit 12A isoform X3, which translates to MSLMERGGVRPVTAVAWTSNTGTCPKDFTLISITEDGAAANFTRSFGMKSGYYLCYCKDLAGGMVVSDIQLISDKDSIPHGYCYIAEHLEPKASVTKKKRVCVRVVPVGSVDTAVLDIKLTAKSKMMLQHYTYVGDVHGYVLWCRKGYFSSPLPKAKPRSVSLDIRGLSLDQPPATLPLRPSNPPPPLPQNKISQRRRSLHTKDTQDKPVDSSVQGITALDGVPFSLHPKFDVQTNSPALQVNSQLNNIRIKSLQDIENEYHYAFAVEENAAKRTRPSIGETLSEQ; encoded by the exons ATGTCTCTGATGGAACGAGGGGGCGTCCGGCCCGTCACGGCAGTGGCGTGGACCTCTAACACCGGCACCTGCCCCAAAGACTTCACTCTG ATCAGCATCACAGAAGACGGAGCGGCAGCGAACTTTACTCGCAGCTTTGGGATGAAGTCTGGATATTACCTGTGTTACTGCAAG gacCTGGCAGGTGGGATGGTGGTGTCAGATATTCAGCTCATTTCAGACAAGGACTCCATCCCTCATGGTTACTGCTACATCGCCGAGCACCTCGAGCCCA aGGCGTCGGTTACCAAGAagaagcgtgtgtgtgtacgtgtggtCCCCGTGGGCAGCGTGGACACAGCTGTGCTGGACATCAAACTGACGGCCAAAAGCAAAATGATGCTGCAGCACTACACATACGTGGG AGACGTCCATGGCTATGTGCTGTGGTGCAGGAAGGGTTATTTTTCAAGCCCCCTGCCCAAAGCGAAGCCCCGCAGCGTCAGCCTGGACATCCGCGGACTCTCCCTGGACCAGCCCCCTGCCACCCTGCCCCTGAGACCCAG caaccctcctcctccgctgCCACAGAACAAGATAAGTCAGAGACGTCGCAGCCTCCACACCAAAGACACCCAGGACAAACCTGTAGACAGCAGCGTCCAGGGAATCACAG CTCTAGACGGAGTTCCCTTCAGCCTCCATCCAAAGTTTGACGTCCAGACAAACAGCCCT GCGCTTCAGGTGAACTCTCAACTGAATAACATTCGGATCAAGTCTCTGCAAGACATCGAAAACGAG TATCACTACGCCTTTGCTGTGGAGGAAAACGCTGCCAAGAGGACCAGACCGTCAATAGGAGAAACCCTGTCAGAGCAGTGA
- the LOC132985236 gene encoding transcription factor AP-4-like — protein MEYFMMPTEKIPSLQQFKKTEKDVIGGLCSLANIPLSPETAQDQERRIRREIANSNERRRMQSINAGFQSLKTLLPHTDGEKLSKAAILQQTSDYIFALEQEKTQLLAQNNQLKRFIQEFSGSSPKRRRAEEKDEGIGSPDTLEEEKVEELRREMLELRQQLDKERSARMQLEEQVRSLDTQLHPERLKVITQQVEEEQALLQSQTLLRLQQIHAADRQPHSPKVLAPPTPPAPTHHPTVIVPAPTQHPHHHVTVVTMSPSAHTSTVSTSRQNLDTIVQAIQHIERTQERRASAEDEQRRAVIVSPAHVAMDTACSDTDTDTEGEDCSMN, from the exons ATGGAATACTTCATGATGCCGACAGAGAAGATCCCGTCCTTACAGCAGTTCAAGAAGACGGAGAAGGATGTGATCGGCGGGCTCTGCAG TCTGGCTAACATCCCCCTCAGTCCGGAGACGGCTCAGGACCAGGAGAGGAGAATCCGCCGTGAGATTGCCAACAGCAACGAGCGCCGGCGCATGCAGAGCATCAACGCGGGCTTCCAGTCCCTGAAAACACTCCTGCCCCACACAGACGGAGAGAAGCTCAGCAAG GCCGCCATCCTGCAGCAGACGTCAGACTACATCTTCGCCTTGGAGCAGGAGAAGACACAGCTCCTGGCTCAGAACAACCAGCTCAAACGCTTCATCCAG GAGTTTAGCGGCTCCTCCCCGAAGAGGAGGCGAGCGGAGGAAAAGGACGAAGGCATCGGGTCTCCAGACacgctggaggaggagaaggtggaggagctgaggagggagaTGTTGGAGCTGAGGCAGCAGCTGGATAAGGAGCGCTCAGCACGTATGCAGCTGGAGGAACAG GTTCGTTCTCTGGACACCCAGCTGCACCCCGAGCGTCTGAAGGTGATCACccagcaggtggaggaggagcaggctCTCCTGCAGAGCCAGACGCTGTTACGGCTGCAGCAGATCCACGCCGCTGACAGACAACCACACAGTCCGAAg GTGTTGGCCCCACCCACTCCTCCTGCACCAACCCACCACCCCACAGTGATCGTCCCAGCCCCTACACAGCACCCCCACCATCACGTCACCGTGGTAACCATGAGCCCGTCTGCACACACCAGCACTGTGTCCACGTCCAGACAGAACCTGGACACCATCGTGCAG GCCATCCAGCACATCGAGCGCACTCAGGAGAGGAGAGCGAGCGCCGAGGACGAGCAGAGGCGAGCGGTCATCGTCAGCCCCGCCCACGTGGCCATGGACACGGCATGCTCGGACACAGACACCGACACAGAGGGGGAGGACTGCTCGATGAACTGA
- the mvb12a gene encoding multivesicular body subunit 12A isoform X2, whose protein sequence is MLNCIDLINSIKSILPTHFHSVCTLAWRVCHTERRPKPPRGSESGALNPPAVCIRAAAVHIISITEDGAAANFTRSFGMKSGYYLCYCKDLAGGMVVSDIQLISDKDSIPHGYCYIAEHLEPKASVTKKKRVCVRVVPVGSVDTAVLDIKLTAKSKMMLQHYTYVGDVHGYVLWCRKGYFSSPLPKAKPRSVSLDIRGLSLDQPPATLPLRPSNPPPPLPQNKISQRRRSLHTKDTQDKPVDSSVQGITALDGVPFSLHPKFDVQTNSPALQVNSQLNNIRIKSLQDIENEYHYAFAVEENAAKRTRPSIGETLSEQ, encoded by the exons atgttaaattgcattgatCTTATTAATTCAATCAAATCAATTCTCCCAACACATTTCCACTCTGTTTGCACGCTTGCGTGGAGGGTCTGCCACACGGAGCGCCGTCCAAAACCTCCAAGGGGGAGTGAGAGTGGAGCGTTAAACCCTCCAGCAGTCTgcatcagagctgcagctgtccACATA ATCAGCATCACAGAAGACGGAGCGGCAGCGAACTTTACTCGCAGCTTTGGGATGAAGTCTGGATATTACCTGTGTTACTGCAAG gacCTGGCAGGTGGGATGGTGGTGTCAGATATTCAGCTCATTTCAGACAAGGACTCCATCCCTCATGGTTACTGCTACATCGCCGAGCACCTCGAGCCCA aGGCGTCGGTTACCAAGAagaagcgtgtgtgtgtacgtgtggtCCCCGTGGGCAGCGTGGACACAGCTGTGCTGGACATCAAACTGACGGCCAAAAGCAAAATGATGCTGCAGCACTACACATACGTGGG AGACGTCCATGGCTATGTGCTGTGGTGCAGGAAGGGTTATTTTTCAAGCCCCCTGCCCAAAGCGAAGCCCCGCAGCGTCAGCCTGGACATCCGCGGACTCTCCCTGGACCAGCCCCCTGCCACCCTGCCCCTGAGACCCAG caaccctcctcctccgctgCCACAGAACAAGATAAGTCAGAGACGTCGCAGCCTCCACACCAAAGACACCCAGGACAAACCTGTAGACAGCAGCGTCCAGGGAATCACAG CTCTAGACGGAGTTCCCTTCAGCCTCCATCCAAAGTTTGACGTCCAGACAAACAGCCCT GCGCTTCAGGTGAACTCTCAACTGAATAACATTCGGATCAAGTCTCTGCAAGACATCGAAAACGAG TATCACTACGCCTTTGCTGTGGAGGAAAACGCTGCCAAGAGGACCAGACCGTCAATAGGAGAAACCCTGTCAGAGCAGTGA